A genomic stretch from Deinococcus aquiradiocola includes:
- a CDS encoding ABC transporter permease, giving the protein MTTLANAKKPPARRRVQGVSSALVALVALVLFNAVTTPNFLTLNTLNINLTQTATIVIVGIGMTFVIATRGIDLSVGSLMAISGALAPVLFLNERLGPNLGVTLSILLPVLAAGLFGAFNGLLVTRFRIQPIIATLVLFIAGRGIAQVISGGALVNFTQPSFTLLGTGRVLGISVQVLLMLALLALAAWALRATLFGRYVIAVGGNADAARLAGVPVTRTKLLVYTLSGLLAGLAGLIVIAVNSSSDSNLVGQNMELDAIAAVAVGGTSLNGGRVTMLGTLLGALFIQLLRYTLLVKGIPDAAALMVKAAIIVGAVALQYRRS; this is encoded by the coding sequence ATGACCACCCTCGCCAACGCGAAGAAACCGCCTGCGCGCAGGCGCGTGCAGGGCGTGTCCAGCGCCCTCGTGGCGCTCGTGGCGCTCGTGCTGTTCAACGCCGTCACCACCCCGAACTTCCTGACGCTCAACACCCTGAACATCAACCTCACGCAGACCGCCACCATCGTCATCGTCGGGATCGGCATGACCTTCGTGATCGCCACGCGCGGCATCGATTTGTCCGTCGGGTCGCTCATGGCGATCAGCGGCGCGCTCGCCCCGGTCCTGTTCCTGAACGAGCGGCTCGGCCCGAACCTCGGCGTGACGCTCTCCATCCTGCTGCCCGTCCTCGCGGCGGGCCTATTCGGGGCGTTCAACGGGCTGCTCGTCACGCGCTTCCGCATCCAGCCGATCATCGCGACGCTCGTGCTGTTCATCGCGGGGCGCGGCATCGCGCAGGTCATCAGCGGCGGCGCGCTCGTGAACTTCACGCAGCCGAGCTTCACGCTGCTCGGCACGGGCCGCGTACTCGGCATCAGCGTGCAGGTCCTGCTGATGCTGGCGCTCCTCGCGCTCGCCGCGTGGGCCCTGCGCGCCACCCTGTTCGGCCGGTACGTGATCGCGGTCGGCGGGAACGCCGACGCCGCCCGCCTCGCCGGGGTGCCCGTCACGCGCACGAAGCTCCTCGTGTACACCCTCAGCGGCCTGCTCGCGGGCCTCGCCGGGCTGATCGTGATCGCCGTGAACAGCTCGTCGGACAGCAACCTCGTGGGGCAGAACATGGAACTCGACGCGATCGCCGCCGTCGCCGTGGGCGGCACCAGCCTGAACGGCGGGCGCGTCACCATGCTCGGCACGCTGCTCGGCGCGCTGTTCATCCAGCTGCTGCGCTACACCCTGCTCGTGAAAGGCATTCCCGACGCGGCCGCCCTGATGGTCAAGGCCGCCATCATCGTCGGCGCCGTCGCCCTGCAGTACCGGAGGTCCTGA
- a CDS encoding L-ribulose-5-phosphate 4-epimerase, with protein sequence MTRPDAHGALREELTRLHLELPRNGLVTWTSGNISARVPEGLLIKPSGVTFEDLTPDGMVLTDADAQVLHPGLSPSSDTATHAYIYRHLPDVGGIVHTHSPYATAWAANAREIPCFLTAMADEFGGPVPCGGFALIGGEEIGAEVVRVLRGHRSPAIILQNHGVFTIGPTARAALKAAVMVEDVARTAYLATQLGSPVPLAQADIDRLHHRYTHVYGQRPASPDSSAPAAPVAPASTSLQGEQHA encoded by the coding sequence GTGACCCGCCCGGACGCGCACGGCGCGCTGCGCGAGGAACTGACGCGCCTGCACCTGGAACTCCCCCGCAACGGCCTCGTCACGTGGACGAGCGGCAACATCAGCGCCCGCGTCCCGGAGGGCCTGCTCATCAAGCCGAGCGGCGTGACCTTCGAGGACCTCACGCCGGACGGCATGGTCCTCACGGACGCGGACGCGCAGGTGCTCCACCCTGGCCTCAGCCCGTCGTCCGACACGGCCACGCACGCGTACATCTACCGGCACCTGCCGGACGTGGGCGGCATCGTGCACACGCACAGCCCCTACGCGACCGCGTGGGCCGCGAACGCCCGCGAGATCCCCTGCTTCCTGACCGCCATGGCCGACGAGTTCGGCGGTCCCGTTCCCTGCGGCGGGTTCGCCCTGATCGGCGGGGAGGAGATCGGCGCGGAGGTCGTGCGCGTCCTGCGCGGGCACCGTTCGCCCGCCATCATCCTGCAGAACCACGGGGTGTTCACCATCGGTCCCACCGCGCGCGCCGCGCTCAAGGCGGCCGTGATGGTGGAGGACGTGGCGCGCACCGCGTACCTCGCCACGCAGCTCGGGTCGCCCGTGCCGCTCGCGCAGGCCGACATCGACCGGCTGCACCACCGTTACACGCACGTGTACGGCCAGCGGCCCGCCTCGCCGGACTCGTCCGCTCCCGCCGCCCCGGTCGCCCCCGCCTCCACCTCACTCCAGGGAGAACAGCACGCGTGA
- the araB gene encoding ribulokinase, translating to MTSTRPLPPDTYTVGIDFGSESGRAVVVRTRDGHTLAEAVTPYRHLVMDQALPDGTPLGREWALQHPQDYLDVLQQAVPEALKLSGVQPGEVVGVGIDFTACTVLPTLADGTPLCFLPDLAARPHAWVKLWKHHAAQPQADRINAVAAERGEPWLARYGNRVSSEWLFAKALQVLEEDPGIWARTERFIEAADWVVWQLTGTETRNACTAGYKAMVQDGRYPSREYFAALNPDFRDVTDLLGQTFAPLGACAGSLTAQAARWTGLPEGTPVAVANVDAHVTAPAAGVTGPGQLVAIMGTSTCHVLIGDTLADVPGMCGVVDGGIVPGAYGYEAGQSGVGDIFAWFVRHAVPAEYTAQAEREGLSVHALLEREAARQSPGQHGLIALDWWNGNRSVLVDANLSGVVVGMTLATRAPDLYRALIEATAFGTRVIVENFEANGVPVHELVIAGGLKRNRLLMQIYADVTGRPLSVLDAEQGPALGSAMHAAVAAGIYPDIHAAATAMGRVTRAAYLPVPEHVAVYDRLYAEYVTLHDYFGRGLNDVMKRLKSLAHAAGQPTPAAQVPQQVSA from the coding sequence GTGACCTCAACCCGACCCCTCCCACCGGACACGTACACCGTCGGCATCGACTTCGGCAGCGAGAGCGGCCGCGCCGTCGTCGTCCGTACCCGCGACGGCCACACCCTCGCCGAAGCCGTCACCCCCTACCGCCACCTCGTCATGGACCAGGCCCTTCCGGACGGCACGCCCCTGGGGCGCGAATGGGCGCTCCAGCACCCGCAGGACTACCTCGACGTGCTGCAGCAGGCCGTGCCCGAGGCCCTGAAGCTCAGCGGCGTGCAGCCCGGCGAGGTGGTCGGCGTCGGCATCGACTTCACCGCCTGCACCGTCCTCCCCACCCTCGCGGACGGCACGCCCCTGTGCTTCCTGCCGGACCTCGCGGCCCGCCCGCACGCCTGGGTGAAGCTCTGGAAGCACCACGCCGCGCAGCCGCAGGCGGACCGCATCAACGCCGTCGCCGCCGAACGAGGCGAACCCTGGCTCGCCCGTTACGGGAACCGCGTCAGCAGCGAATGGCTGTTCGCCAAGGCCCTGCAGGTCCTCGAAGAGGACCCCGGCATCTGGGCGCGCACTGAGCGCTTCATCGAGGCTGCCGACTGGGTGGTGTGGCAGCTGACCGGCACCGAAACGCGCAACGCCTGCACCGCCGGGTACAAGGCCATGGTGCAGGACGGCCGGTACCCCAGCCGCGAGTACTTCGCGGCCCTCAACCCGGACTTCCGCGACGTGACGGACCTGCTCGGTCAGACGTTCGCGCCGCTCGGCGCGTGCGCCGGGTCCCTCACCGCGCAGGCCGCCCGCTGGACCGGCCTGCCGGAAGGGACGCCCGTCGCCGTCGCGAACGTGGACGCGCACGTGACCGCGCCCGCCGCGGGCGTGACCGGCCCCGGCCAGCTCGTCGCGATCATGGGCACCAGCACCTGCCACGTCCTGATCGGCGACACGCTCGCCGACGTGCCCGGCATGTGCGGCGTGGTGGACGGCGGCATCGTCCCCGGCGCGTACGGGTACGAGGCCGGGCAGAGCGGCGTGGGCGACATCTTCGCGTGGTTCGTGCGGCACGCCGTGCCCGCTGAGTACACCGCGCAGGCGGAACGTGAGGGCCTCAGCGTGCACGCGCTGCTGGAACGCGAGGCGGCCCGCCAGTCGCCCGGGCAGCACGGCCTGATCGCGCTCGACTGGTGGAACGGGAACCGCAGCGTCCTCGTGGACGCGAACCTCAGCGGCGTGGTGGTCGGCATGACGCTCGCCACGCGCGCCCCCGACCTGTACCGGGCGCTGATCGAGGCGACGGCCTTCGGGACGCGCGTCATCGTGGAGAACTTCGAAGCGAACGGCGTTCCCGTGCACGAACTCGTGATCGCGGGCGGCCTGAAACGCAACCGGCTGCTGATGCAGATCTACGCGGACGTGACGGGCCGTCCCCTCAGCGTGCTGGACGCCGAGCAGGGCCCCGCGCTCGGGAGCGCCATGCACGCGGCCGTCGCGGCGGGCATCTACCCGGACATCCACGCGGCGGCGACCGCGATGGGCCGCGTGACGCGCGCCGCGTACCTCCCCGTGCCCGAGCACGTCGCCGTGTACGACCGCCTGTACGCCGAGTACGTCACGCTGCACGACTACTTCGGGCGCGGCCTGAACGACGTCATGAAACGCCTCAAATCCCTCGCGCACGCCGCCGGGCAGCCCACCCCGGCCGCCCAGGTCCCGCAGCAGGTGAGCGCGTGA
- a CDS encoding sugar ABC transporter ATP-binding protein codes for MTHPPLLVMSGIDKAFAGVSALRGAALSVAAGEVHALIGQNGAGKSTLLKILTGAYRRDAGTVRLDGRDVNFSTPLQAQQAGIATIYQEVNLVRLQSVAENVMLGHETRRFGLIDWRGTRARAADVLRGMGIELDVTRPLGSYSLALQQMVAIARALVLNARLVVMDEPTSSLDDHEVERLFTVIRQLQAQGVAVIFVSHRLDELYAVCTHITVMRDGQTVYQGELGPLSRLNLVSSMLGRQEQELAVAGQTGFERGTPGDETLLTVEDLRAAPHLHGVSLSVRRGEVTGLAGLLGSGRSETARAIFAADPSSGTVTLGGQAGRWTNPAQAIRAGLAFCGEDRKHDGIIPEWSVRENLTLALLPHLTRAGIVRRDEQSRVVTEFIRRLDIRCAGEEQPIRELSGGNQQKVLLARWLCLNPDLLILDEPTRGIDVGAKRELQRLVSELAQDGLSVLMISSDLEELLEGCHRVTVLRDGHSVRTLSGDDLTEPNVLAAMAHDPASPVSVLPATAPHPHPGVPS; via the coding sequence ATGACCCACCCCCCACTCCTCGTGATGAGCGGCATCGACAAGGCCTTCGCCGGCGTCAGCGCGCTGCGCGGCGCGGCCCTGAGCGTCGCGGCCGGCGAGGTCCACGCCCTCATCGGTCAGAACGGCGCCGGGAAATCCACGCTGCTCAAGATCCTGACCGGCGCGTACCGCCGCGACGCGGGCACCGTCCGCCTGGACGGACGCGACGTGAACTTCAGTACGCCGCTGCAGGCGCAGCAGGCGGGCATCGCCACCATCTACCAGGAGGTGAACCTCGTGCGGCTGCAGTCCGTGGCGGAGAACGTCATGCTGGGCCACGAGACGCGCCGCTTCGGGCTGATCGACTGGCGCGGCACGCGCGCCCGCGCGGCCGACGTGCTGCGCGGCATGGGCATCGAACTGGACGTCACGCGGCCCCTCGGGTCGTACAGCCTCGCGCTGCAGCAGATGGTCGCCATCGCGCGCGCCCTCGTGCTGAACGCGCGCCTCGTGGTCATGGACGAACCCACCTCCTCGCTCGACGATCACGAGGTGGAACGCCTGTTCACCGTGATCCGGCAGCTGCAGGCGCAGGGCGTCGCCGTGATCTTCGTGTCGCACCGCCTGGACGAGCTGTACGCCGTGTGCACGCACATCACCGTCATGCGCGACGGGCAGACCGTGTACCAGGGGGAACTCGGGCCGCTCAGCCGACTGAACCTCGTGTCGAGCATGCTGGGCCGCCAGGAGCAGGAGCTCGCGGTGGCCGGACAGACCGGCTTCGAGCGCGGCACGCCCGGCGACGAGACGCTCCTCACGGTCGAGGACCTGCGGGCCGCGCCGCACCTGCACGGCGTGAGCCTCAGCGTGCGCCGCGGCGAGGTGACGGGCCTCGCCGGACTGCTCGGCTCGGGCCGCAGTGAGACGGCCCGCGCGATCTTCGCGGCCGACCCGTCCAGCGGCACCGTCACGCTCGGCGGGCAGGCAGGCAGGTGGACGAACCCCGCGCAGGCCATCCGGGCGGGCCTCGCGTTCTGCGGCGAGGACCGCAAGCACGACGGCATCATCCCCGAATGGTCGGTGCGCGAGAACCTCACGCTGGCGCTCCTGCCGCACCTCACGCGGGCAGGCATCGTGCGGCGCGACGAGCAGTCGCGCGTCGTGACGGAATTCATCCGGCGGCTCGACATCCGCTGCGCGGGCGAGGAGCAGCCCATCCGGGAACTGTCCGGCGGCAACCAGCAGAAGGTCCTGCTCGCCCGCTGGCTGTGCCTGAACCCCGACCTGCTGATCCTCGACGAGCCGACGCGCGGCATCGACGTGGGTGCCAAACGCGAACTGCAGCGCCTCGTGAGCGAACTCGCGCAGGACGGCCTGAGCGTCCTGATGATCTCGTCGGACCTGGAGGAACTCCTCGAAGGCTGCCACCGCGTCACCGTGCTGCGTGACGGGCACAGCGTCCGCACCCTGAGCGGAGACGACCTGACCGAGCCGAACGTGCTGGCCGCCATGGCGCACGATCCCGCCTCCCCTGTCAGCGTCCTGCCCGCCACCGCGCCTCACCCCCACCCCGGAGTCCCGTCATGA
- a CDS encoding arabinan endo-1,5-alpha-L-arabinosidase, whose translation MPERPRRTLRAAGLALLLGGALALGGSGPVQPTLHGDLDVHDPTLLPLPGGYLVAGTGFEDVDGGALRLKTSADGITWRDAGPLLHAQPGWVKALLGSSPPNLWAPNLTLRRTGTGARAFLYFSASTFGRNASGIGLMTNDRLTLARPAGGWQDRGLVLASRAGDDFNAIDPARLDARDGRAWLVYGSYWDGIRLRELDPEGGLLRRADTPTYRLASRAGGPVEAASLLQRGPYTYLFVSFDRCCAGLASTYRIMVGRARDVKGPYLDRAGRPMLQGGGTELLATGGRVTGPGGQEAYRDGAQDRLVYHQYDRERGGTSQLQTTPLLWDEDGWPHLPPPPGGTP comes from the coding sequence GTGCCTGAACGCCCGCGCCGGACCCTGCGCGCGGCTGGCCTCGCCCTGCTGCTGGGCGGGGCGCTGGCGCTCGGCGGGAGCGGCCCCGTCCAGCCGACCCTGCACGGCGACCTGGACGTGCACGACCCGACCCTGCTGCCGCTGCCGGGCGGGTACCTGGTGGCCGGGACGGGCTTCGAGGACGTGGACGGCGGCGCGCTGCGCCTCAAGACGAGCGCGGACGGGATCACGTGGCGGGACGCCGGGCCGCTCCTGCACGCGCAGCCCGGCTGGGTGAAGGCCCTGCTGGGGTCGTCGCCGCCGAACCTGTGGGCGCCGAACCTCACGCTCCGCCGGACCGGGACGGGCGCGCGGGCCTTCCTGTACTTCTCGGCGTCCACCTTCGGGCGCAACGCGAGCGGCATCGGCCTGATGACGAACGACCGCCTGACGCTCGCCCGGCCCGCAGGCGGCTGGCAGGACCGCGGGCTGGTGCTCGCGAGCCGCGCCGGGGACGACTTCAACGCCATCGACCCGGCCCGCCTCGACGCGCGGGACGGCCGGGCGTGGCTCGTGTACGGGTCGTACTGGGACGGCATCAGGCTGCGGGAACTCGACCCGGAGGGCGGCCTGCTGCGCCGGGCGGACACGCCCACGTACCGGCTCGCGTCGCGCGCGGGCGGCCCCGTCGAGGCGGCCAGCCTGCTTCAGCGCGGCCCGTACACGTACCTGTTCGTGTCCTTCGACCGCTGCTGCGCGGGCCTCGCCAGCACGTACCGCATCATGGTGGGCCGCGCGCGGGACGTGAAGGGCCCGTACCTCGACCGCGCCGGGCGACCGATGCTGCAGGGCGGCGGGACCGAACTGCTCGCCACCGGCGGACGCGTGACCGGGCCGGGCGGGCAGGAAGCGTACCGTGACGGGGCGCAGGACCGCCTCGTCTATCATCAATACGACCGCGAGCGGGGCGGGACGAGCCAGCTGCAGACGACGCCCCTCCTGTGGGACGAGGACGGCTGGCCGCACCTGCCCCCGCCGCCCGGAGGCACCCCATGA
- a CDS encoding ABC transporter substrate-binding protein, which translates to MNARLIALTATAAVATIAYAQTALPKLAVKPTYRVCFNQSEMDNPWRLAQTKSMQDEAKRLGWQLVFTNANGSAAKQASDVRSCIAQRVDAIFLTPREEKPLTPVVLEAKKAGIPLFVIDRNVDETVAKPGRDFVAFIGSDFYAEGQRAAEWLVKSTGGKSKVIELLGSTGSSPAIAREKGFHDYIAKYPGIQVIAAQTGNFTRDEGRKVMEALIQAHPEATAVYAHNDEMALGAITALEAAGRKPGKDITLVSIDGQKSALEAIIAGKLGATVECNPRFGVKAFQTMKDYAAGKKIAPRLINDDRFFDTANAKAMLSSAF; encoded by the coding sequence ATGAACGCACGCCTCATCGCCCTGACCGCCACCGCCGCCGTCGCCACCATCGCCTACGCCCAGACCGCCCTGCCCAAACTCGCCGTGAAACCCACGTACCGCGTGTGCTTCAACCAGTCCGAGATGGACAATCCCTGGCGCCTCGCACAGACCAAGAGCATGCAGGACGAAGCCAAACGCCTCGGCTGGCAGCTCGTGTTCACCAACGCCAACGGCTCGGCCGCCAAACAGGCCAGCGACGTCCGAAGCTGCATCGCCCAGCGCGTCGACGCCATCTTCCTGACGCCCAGGGAAGAGAAGCCCCTCACGCCCGTCGTGCTGGAAGCCAAGAAGGCCGGCATTCCCCTCTTCGTGATCGACCGCAACGTCGACGAGACCGTCGCCAAGCCCGGCCGGGACTTCGTGGCGTTCATCGGCTCGGACTTCTACGCCGAAGGGCAACGCGCCGCCGAATGGCTCGTCAAGAGCACCGGCGGCAAATCCAAGGTCATCGAACTGCTCGGCAGCACCGGCTCCTCCCCCGCCATCGCCCGCGAGAAAGGCTTCCACGACTACATCGCCAAGTACCCCGGCATTCAGGTGATCGCCGCGCAGACCGGCAACTTCACCCGCGACGAGGGCCGCAAGGTCATGGAGGCCCTCATCCAGGCGCACCCCGAAGCGACCGCCGTGTACGCCCATAACGACGAGATGGCCCTCGGCGCCATCACGGCCCTCGAAGCGGCCGGCCGCAAGCCCGGCAAGGACATCACCCTCGTCAGCATCGACGGGCAGAAGTCCGCGCTCGAAGCGATCATCGCCGGGAAGCTCGGCGCGACCGTCGAATGCAACCCGCGCTTCGGCGTGAAGGCCTTCCAGACCATGAAGGACTACGCCGCAGGCAAGAAGATCGCGCCGCGCCTCATCAACGACGACCGCTTCTTCGACACCGCCAACGCCAAGGCCATGCTGAGCTCCGCCTTCTGA
- a CDS encoding aldose epimerase family protein translates to MTVHGTQARSERHGTLPDGRPVTLYTLQSGPLTVQLSEYGARIVRVLAPDRHGTPGDVTLGHDTLAPYLNPEQTPYFGATVGRYANRIAHGTFSLGGHTYRLATNNGPNHLHGGPGGLDHVLWHGEQDGPDRVTFRTVSPDGHEGYPGELTLTVTYTLTGGTLSFGVTATTTRATPVNVTNHAFWNLADGGAGSAMRHDLQLAASQYLPIDETSIPLGTVQDVNGTPFDFRRAAPVGEKVNLPDEQLRRGAGYDHHFVLPDAGGALRWAATLHDPVSGRTLDLHTTEPGLQVYSGNFLDGSVAGRGGTAYPHRSAVCLEPQHAPDSPHHPEWPSVILRPGETYRTRSEFRFGVRHDPQSR, encoded by the coding sequence GTGACCGTTCACGGCACCCAGGCCCGCAGCGAGCGGCACGGCACCCTCCCGGACGGCCGCCCCGTCACGCTCTACACCCTGCAGTCCGGTCCGCTCACCGTGCAGCTCAGCGAGTACGGCGCGCGCATCGTGCGCGTCCTCGCCCCGGACCGGCACGGCACGCCCGGCGACGTGACGCTCGGTCACGACACGCTCGCCCCCTACCTGAACCCCGAGCAGACCCCGTACTTCGGCGCGACCGTCGGCCGCTACGCCAACCGCATCGCGCACGGCACCTTCAGCCTCGGCGGGCACACGTACCGCCTCGCCACCAACAACGGCCCCAACCACCTGCACGGCGGCCCCGGCGGCCTCGACCACGTCCTGTGGCACGGCGAGCAGGACGGCCCGGACCGCGTCACCTTCCGCACCGTCAGCCCGGACGGGCACGAAGGCTACCCCGGCGAACTGACGCTCACGGTCACGTACACCCTGACGGGCGGCACGCTCAGCTTCGGCGTGACCGCCACCACCACGCGCGCCACGCCCGTCAACGTCACCAACCACGCCTTCTGGAACCTCGCGGACGGCGGCGCGGGCAGCGCCATGCGGCACGACCTGCAGCTCGCCGCCTCGCAGTACCTGCCCATCGACGAGACGTCCATCCCGCTCGGCACCGTGCAGGACGTGAACGGCACGCCCTTCGACTTCCGGCGGGCCGCGCCGGTGGGGGAGAAGGTGAACCTCCCGGACGAGCAGCTGCGGCGCGGCGCCGGGTACGACCATCACTTCGTGCTGCCGGACGCGGGCGGCGCGCTCCGGTGGGCGGCGACCCTGCACGACCCCGTGAGCGGGCGCACCCTGGACCTGCACACGACCGAGCCGGGCCTGCAGGTGTACAGCGGGAACTTCCTCGACGGCAGCGTCGCCGGGCGCGGCGGGACCGCCTACCCGCACCGCAGCGCCGTGTGCCTGGAGCCGCAGCACGCGCCGGACTCGCCGCATCACCCCGAGTGGCCGTCCGTGATCCTCCGGCCCGGCGAGACGTACCGCACCCGCAGCGAGTTCCGTTTCGGCGTGCGGCACGACCCGCAGTCCCGCTGA
- a CDS encoding alcohol dehydrogenase catalytic domain-containing protein — translation MTTNPTPPTTPEPPAPNAVTHPAAVLTGPGTFAFVQRPTLPLQPGEVRVQVGTVGVCGSDIHMFTDGRIGTTVVSSPLVLGHEFMGVVSEAAPGTVDGDGQPLRAGDRVAVEPHVACGHCRECREGHPNLCTDHTFMGVYPRDGALQRELNVPAHNAFRLPDAISDAGGAMLEPLGVALHAVRLGHVRVGDRAAVVGAGPVGLLIVRLLALAGVTDLHVTEPLAWRRELAADLGATSTDAAFTAAHDSRYDVVYEAAWADASVQDAALLARPGARVVLVGIPGDDRMEVQHSLARRKGLSLIFSRRMAHTYPQAIRLVTSGQVDVDRLVSDVFPLSGVARAFERHAAYGPGVVKVMVDLTVQDDPDAPTQVQEVTA, via the coding sequence ATGACCACGAATCCCACCCCGCCCACGACTCCTGAACCTCCCGCCCCGAACGCCGTCACTCACCCGGCTGCCGTCCTGACCGGGCCGGGCACGTTCGCGTTCGTGCAGCGGCCCACGCTGCCGCTGCAGCCGGGCGAGGTGCGCGTGCAGGTCGGCACGGTCGGCGTGTGCGGCTCGGACATCCACATGTTCACGGACGGCCGCATCGGCACGACGGTCGTGTCGTCGCCGCTGGTGCTCGGGCACGAGTTCATGGGCGTCGTCAGCGAGGCCGCGCCCGGCACCGTGGACGGCGACGGGCAGCCGCTGCGGGCGGGGGACCGCGTGGCGGTCGAGCCGCACGTCGCGTGCGGGCACTGCCGCGAGTGCCGCGAGGGCCACCCGAACCTCTGCACGGACCACACCTTCATGGGCGTGTACCCGCGCGACGGGGCGCTGCAGCGTGAACTGAACGTGCCCGCCCACAACGCCTTCCGCCTGCCGGACGCCATCAGCGACGCGGGCGGCGCGATGCTCGAACCGCTCGGGGTGGCGCTGCACGCCGTGCGGCTCGGGCACGTGCGGGTGGGGGACCGGGCGGCCGTGGTGGGCGCCGGGCCGGTCGGGCTGCTGATCGTGCGGCTGCTGGCCCTCGCGGGCGTCACGGACCTGCACGTCACCGAACCGCTCGCGTGGCGGCGCGAGCTGGCGGCGGACCTGGGCGCCACGAGCACCGACGCGGCCTTCACCGCCGCGCACGACAGCCGGTACGACGTGGTGTACGAGGCGGCGTGGGCGGACGCGTCGGTGCAGGACGCCGCCCTGCTCGCGCGGCCCGGCGCGCGCGTCGTGCTGGTCGGCATTCCCGGCGACGACCGCATGGAGGTGCAGCACTCGCTGGCGCGTCGCAAGGGCCTGAGCCTGATCTTCTCGCGCCGCATGGCGCACACGTACCCGCAGGCGATCCGGCTCGTGACGTCCGGACAGGTGGACGTGGACCGGCTCGTGAGCGACGTGTTTCCCCTCAGCGGCGTGGCGCGCGCCTTCGAACGGCACGCCGCGTACGGGCCGGGCGTCGTCAAGGTGATGGTGGACCTGACCGTACAGGACGACCCGGACGCACCCACGCAGGTTCAGGAGGTGACGGCGTGA
- the araA gene encoding L-arabinose isomerase, whose amino-acid sequence MKHLQHPELWFVCGSQHLYGPETLEQVAAHATEIAGALGASPAVPLKVAAKGVLTTPDEIRALCLAANADPTCAGLILWMHTFSPAKMWIGGLSVLNRPFVHLHTQYDQHLPWDRIDMDYMNLNQSAHGDREAGFLHTRMRLNRKVVVGHWSDTEVQDRLGAWSRAAWAYHDWQGGKVVRFGDNMRQVAVTEGDKVSAEMRFGFSVNTYGVGDLAARVAAVTEGDVDALIGTYLDAYDVAPELRPGGDRHASLRDGARIEAGMRAFLDEGGYLAFTDTFEDLHGLKQLPGLATQRLMQEGYGFGGEGDWKTAALVRAMKVMADGLPGGTSFMEDYTYHLAPGSHQVLGSHMLEVCPSIAQAKPRLEVHPLGIGGKDDPVRLVFDAAYGPAINVSLVDLGSRFRFIVNEVTSVPHPDLPQLPVARAVWECLPDFKTACAAWIYAGGAHHTGYSTAVTTEMIEDFAAMSGVELAVIDRDTRLRDFRQDLRFSDLYHVLAQGLRA is encoded by the coding sequence GTGAAACACCTCCAGCACCCCGAACTGTGGTTCGTCTGCGGCTCGCAGCACCTGTACGGCCCCGAGACGCTCGAACAGGTCGCCGCGCACGCCACCGAGATCGCCGGCGCGCTCGGCGCGAGCCCCGCCGTCCCCCTCAAGGTCGCCGCGAAAGGCGTCCTCACCACCCCGGACGAGATCCGCGCCCTGTGCCTCGCCGCGAACGCTGACCCCACCTGCGCGGGCCTGATCCTGTGGATGCACACCTTCAGCCCCGCCAAGATGTGGATCGGCGGGCTGAGCGTCCTCAACCGGCCCTTCGTGCACCTGCACACCCAGTACGACCAGCACCTCCCCTGGGACCGCATCGACATGGACTACATGAACCTCAACCAGTCCGCGCACGGCGACCGCGAGGCGGGCTTCCTGCACACCCGCATGCGCCTGAACCGCAAGGTCGTCGTCGGGCACTGGAGCGACACCGAGGTGCAGGACCGGCTGGGCGCGTGGTCCCGCGCGGCGTGGGCGTACCACGACTGGCAGGGCGGCAAGGTCGTGCGCTTCGGGGACAACATGCGTCAGGTGGCCGTCACGGAGGGCGACAAGGTCAGCGCCGAGATGCGTTTCGGGTTCAGCGTCAACACGTACGGCGTCGGCGACCTCGCCGCGCGCGTCGCGGCCGTCACGGAGGGCGACGTGGACGCCCTGATCGGCACGTACCTGGACGCGTACGACGTCGCGCCGGAACTGCGGCCCGGCGGGGACCGGCACGCCTCCCTGCGGGACGGGGCGCGCATCGAGGCGGGCATGCGCGCCTTCCTCGACGAGGGCGGCTACCTGGCGTTCACCGACACCTTCGAGGACCTGCACGGCCTGAAACAGTTGCCGGGCCTCGCCACGCAGCGCCTGATGCAGGAAGGCTACGGCTTCGGCGGGGAGGGCGACTGGAAGACGGCGGCCCTCGTGCGCGCCATGAAGGTCATGGCGGACGGTCTGCCGGGCGGGACGAGCTTCATGGAGGACTACACGTACCACCTCGCGCCGGGCTCGCATCAGGTGCTCGGCTCGCACATGCTGGAGGTGTGCCCCAGCATCGCGCAGGCGAAACCGCGCCTGGAGGTGCACCCGCTCGGCATCGGCGGCAAGGACGACCCGGTGCGCCTCGTGTTCGACGCGGCGTACGGCCCGGCCATCAACGTGTCGCTGGTGGATCTCGGGAGCCGCTTCCGGTTCATCGTGAACGAGGTGACGAGCGTGCCGCACCCGGACCTGCCGCAGCTGCCGGTCGCGCGGGCCGTGTGGGAGTGCCTGCCGGACTTCAAGACGGCGTGCGCCGCGTGGATCTACGCGGGCGGCGCGCACCACACCGGGTACAGCACGGCCGTCACCACCGAGATGATCGAGGATTTCGCCGCGATGTCGGGCGTGGAACTCGCCGTGATCGACCGGGACACGCGCCTGCGTGACTTCCGGCAGGACCTCCGGTTCAGCGACCTGTACCACGTGCTCGCGCAGGGCCTGCGTGCCTGA